In one Polaribacter sp. ALD11 genomic region, the following are encoded:
- the arsC gene encoding arsenate reductase (glutaredoxin) (This arsenate reductase requires both glutathione and glutaredoxin to convert arsenate to arsenite, after which the efflux transporter formed by ArsA and ArsB can extrude the arsenite from the cell, providing resistance.), translating into MIKIYHNPRCSKSRQGLEILENSKKEFEIVKYLEEIPSEEALKEIIKLLGITPIQLVRKTEKVWKEEFKGKELSDTEIIKAMLNHPKLIERPIVINNNKAVIGRPPEAILSII; encoded by the coding sequence ATGATTAAAATATACCACAATCCGCGTTGTTCTAAATCGAGACAAGGTTTAGAGATTTTAGAAAATTCAAAAAAAGAATTTGAAATCGTAAAATATTTAGAAGAAATTCCATCAGAAGAAGCATTAAAAGAAATTATCAAATTACTAGGTATCACTCCTATTCAATTAGTTCGTAAAACAGAAAAGGTTTGGAAAGAAGAATTTAAAGGAAAAGAATTGTCTGATACTGAAATAATAAAAGCGATGCTAAACCATCCGAAGTTAATAGAACGCCCAATTGTTATCAATAATAACAAAGCAGTTATAGGTAGACCTCCAGAAGCTATTTTGTCGATTATATAG
- a CDS encoding TonB-dependent receptor: MFSQNSKGTNTIKIYGKVIDANSNQPLEYATIIIKNTENQKISGGITDLNGLFSIDAPAATYEISIEFISFKSIKYPSEKITSNKNLGTLKLAEDTNSLNEIVIVAEKSTVDIRLDKKIYNVGKDMTVKGGTASDVLDNVPSVDVDPQGIVSLRGSENVRILINGKPSALVGLNGADALKQLPSDAIERVEVITSPSARYDAEGTAGILNIILRKGKATGFNGSVNVTVADPRNYQGAVNLNMRSEKINLFSNIGYNDSRSPGNYVSDITYLSSGSIDSLRTENRNFDRSRKGYNANIGLEYFLDDKSSLTGTIFVRDSDNKNLSTNKISSFDPSGNNLYNSTRIQDEDEKDESLQFSLNYTNNFNDKGHKLTLDYQYNASNENEAATIKDINSEFNATYEVSVDNLFQADYVLPIGENSQFEAGYRGNFQDLKSDYLVIAPNLDTRFNPSNNLEFIQNVNAFYTQFGSKINKFSYLLGLRAEMTELNVNLLTTNERFTKNLTDLFPTLNLGYELTEDQSFTLGYSRRLRRPNSWYLNPFENRASETVISKGNVDLDPTYTDSFDLGYLNRWGKLTLNSSVYYQHSTNNIVRVNRQEVRIINGQETNILVRQPINLASEDRIGFELNANYNPSRKLRFSGSFNFFQFETDGEYSYELTNPTTNTITNVTQIFDTKNTSWFTRFDARVSLPLDIEWQTRLFYRGPRSDAQSDTEGIFSANLAFSKDILKDKGTLVLNVSDVFNSRKYKTNAFAPSRENPTNITDQSFQWRVRQVSLNFTYRFNQNKKSKTPNSREDNGGGEF, from the coding sequence TTGTTTTCTCAAAATTCAAAAGGTACCAATACTATTAAAATCTATGGTAAAGTTATCGATGCAAACAGCAATCAGCCTTTAGAATACGCTACCATAATTATAAAAAATACTGAAAATCAGAAAATTTCTGGTGGTATTACAGACTTAAATGGTCTGTTTTCAATTGATGCACCAGCGGCAACTTATGAAATAAGCATAGAATTTATTTCTTTTAAATCTATAAAATATCCTTCAGAAAAAATCACTTCAAACAAGAATCTAGGGACTTTAAAATTGGCCGAAGACACTAATAGTTTGAATGAAATTGTAATTGTTGCAGAAAAATCTACAGTAGACATTCGTTTAGATAAAAAAATCTACAATGTTGGTAAAGACATGACGGTAAAAGGTGGTACCGCATCAGATGTTTTAGATAATGTACCTTCTGTAGATGTTGATCCACAAGGAATCGTTAGTTTAAGAGGAAGTGAAAATGTACGAATTTTAATTAACGGAAAACCATCTGCTTTGGTTGGTTTAAATGGTGCAGATGCATTAAAACAATTACCTTCAGATGCAATAGAGCGTGTAGAAGTAATTACTTCTCCGTCTGCAAGATATGACGCAGAAGGAACCGCAGGAATCTTAAATATTATTCTTAGAAAAGGAAAAGCTACGGGCTTTAATGGTTCTGTAAACGTAACCGTTGCAGATCCTAGAAATTACCAAGGTGCTGTTAACTTAAATATGCGTTCAGAAAAAATTAACCTCTTTTCTAATATTGGTTATAATGATAGTCGTAGTCCTGGAAATTACGTTTCAGACATTACCTACCTTTCTAGCGGCAGTATTGATAGTTTAAGAACAGAAAATAGAAATTTCGACAGGTCTAGAAAAGGGTACAATGCAAATATAGGGTTAGAATATTTTTTAGATGATAAAAGCTCTCTTACAGGTACTATCTTTGTAAGAGACTCAGATAACAAGAATCTATCTACAAATAAGATTAGTTCTTTTGATCCTTCTGGAAACAATTTGTACAATTCTACAAGAATACAAGATGAAGATGAAAAAGATGAATCTTTACAATTCTCCTTAAATTATACGAATAATTTTAATGACAAGGGGCACAAATTAACGTTAGACTACCAATACAATGCTAGTAATGAAAATGAAGCTGCAACTATTAAAGATATAAATTCTGAATTTAACGCTACCTATGAAGTTTCTGTAGACAATCTTTTTCAAGCAGATTATGTACTACCAATAGGCGAAAATTCTCAATTTGAGGCAGGTTACCGAGGTAATTTTCAAGATTTAAAATCAGATTATTTAGTAATAGCACCAAATTTAGATACAAGATTTAACCCATCTAATAACTTAGAGTTTATTCAAAATGTAAATGCATTCTACACGCAATTTGGTAGTAAAATAAACAAGTTTTCTTATCTATTAGGTTTACGTGCAGAAATGACAGAGCTTAATGTAAATCTTTTAACTACAAATGAACGTTTTACTAAAAATTTAACTGATTTATTTCCAACTTTAAATTTAGGATACGAGCTTACAGAAGACCAAAGTTTTACCTTAGGATATAGTAGAAGATTAAGAAGACCTAATTCTTGGTATCTAAATCCGTTTGAAAACAGAGCAAGTGAAACGGTTATCTCTAAAGGAAATGTAGATTTAGACCCAACCTATACAGACTCTTTCGATTTAGGTTATTTAAATAGATGGGGTAAATTAACCTTAAACTCATCTGTTTATTACCAACATTCTACAAACAACATTGTTCGAGTGAATAGACAAGAAGTTAGAATAATAAACGGACAAGAAACTAATATTTTGGTAAGACAACCTATAAATTTGGCTTCAGAAGACAGAATAGGGTTTGAGTTGAACGCAAACTATAATCCGTCTAGAAAACTACGTTTTTCTGGTAGTTTTAACTTCTTTCAGTTTGAAACAGATGGAGAATATTCATATGAATTAACAAACCCTACCACAAATACAATAACCAATGTTACTCAAATTTTTGACACAAAAAACACCTCTTGGTTTACACGTTTCGATGCAAGAGTAAGCCTTCCTTTAGATATCGAATGGCAAACAAGATTGTTTTACAGAGGCCCAAGAAGTGATGCTCAAAGCGATACAGAAGGTATTTTTTCTGCCAATTTAGCTTTTAGTAAAGACATTTTAAAAGACAAAGGAACCTTAGTTTTAAATGTAAGTGATGTATTTAACTCTAGAAAATATAAAACTAACGCTTTTGCACCAAGTAGAGAAAACCCTACAAACATTACCGATCAATCTTTTCAATGGCGCGTTCGCCAAGTTTCACTGAACTTTACGTATAGATTCAACCAGAATAAGAAAAGTAAAACACCTAATAGTAGAGAAGATAATGGTGGTGGCGAATTTTAA
- the fumC gene encoding class II fumarate hydratase gives MSKYRIEKDTMGNVEVPADKYWGAQTERSRNNFKIGAAASMPLEIVYGFAYLKKAAAYTNAELGVLAEEKRDLIAQVCDEILAGKLDDQFPLVIWQTGSGTQSNMNVNEVVANRAHEIAGKVIGEGEKTIQPNDDVNKSQSSNDTFPTGMHIAIYKKIKENTIPGIIQLRNTLHDKAIAFKDVVKIGRTHLMDATPLTLGQEFSGYVAQLDFGLKALENTLAHLSQLALGGTAVGTGLNTPAGYDVLVAKYIAEFTDLPFITAENKFEALAAHDALVETHGALKQVAVSLNKIANDIRMMASGPRSGIGEIMIPANEPGSSIMPGKVNPTQAEAITMVCAQVMGNDVAVTVGGTQGHYELNVFKPMMAANVLQSAQLIGDACVSFDENCVAGIEPNHARITELLNNSLMLVTALNTKIGYYKAAEIANTAHENGTTLKVEAVRLGYVTPEQYDEWVKPEEMTGALK, from the coding sequence ATGTCAAAATACAGAATAGAAAAAGATACAATGGGAAACGTAGAAGTTCCTGCAGACAAATATTGGGGAGCGCAAACAGAACGTTCTCGTAACAACTTTAAAATTGGTGCTGCCGCTTCTATGCCTCTAGAAATTGTCTATGGTTTTGCATATCTAAAAAAAGCTGCTGCCTATACAAATGCAGAATTAGGTGTTTTAGCAGAAGAAAAACGAGATTTAATTGCACAAGTTTGTGATGAAATTTTAGCAGGAAAATTAGATGACCAATTTCCGTTAGTAATTTGGCAAACAGGTTCTGGAACACAATCTAACATGAATGTGAACGAAGTAGTTGCCAACAGAGCGCATGAAATTGCAGGAAAAGTAATTGGTGAAGGTGAAAAAACCATTCAACCAAATGATGATGTGAACAAATCGCAATCATCAAATGATACATTTCCAACAGGAATGCATATTGCTATTTATAAGAAGATAAAAGAAAATACAATTCCTGGAATTATACAATTAAGAAATACTTTACACGACAAAGCAATTGCTTTTAAAGATGTCGTAAAAATTGGTAGAACACATTTAATGGATGCAACTCCGTTAACTTTAGGTCAAGAATTTTCTGGTTATGTAGCACAATTAGACTTTGGTTTAAAAGCTTTAGAAAATACATTAGCACATCTAAGTCAGTTAGCTTTAGGAGGAACTGCCGTAGGAACAGGATTAAATACGCCAGCTGGTTATGATGTTTTAGTTGCAAAGTATATTGCAGAGTTTACAGATTTACCTTTTATAACAGCAGAAAATAAGTTTGAAGCTTTAGCAGCACACGATGCTTTGGTAGAAACTCATGGCGCTTTAAAGCAAGTAGCCGTTTCGTTAAATAAAATTGCAAACGATATTAGAATGATGGCTTCTGGACCAAGATCTGGAATAGGAGAAATTATGATTCCTGCAAATGAACCAGGAAGTTCTATTATGCCAGGTAAAGTAAACCCAACACAAGCAGAAGCAATTACAATGGTTTGTGCGCAAGTTATGGGTAATGATGTTGCTGTAACTGTTGGTGGAACTCAAGGTCATTATGAATTAAACGTTTTTAAACCAATGATGGCTGCAAACGTTTTACAATCTGCACAATTAATTGGAGATGCTTGTGTTTCTTTTGATGAAAATTGTGTTGCAGGTATTGAACCAAATCATGCTAGAATTACAGAATTATTAAATAACTCTTTAATGCTAGTAACTGCTTTAAATACTAAAATAGGGTATTATAAAGCCGCAGAAATTGCAAACACAGCTCACGAAAACGGAACTACTTTAAAAGTAGAAGCGGTTCGATTGGGTTATGTTACTCCAGAACAATATGATGAATGGGTAAAACCAGAAGAAATGACTGGTGCTTTAAAATAA
- a CDS encoding nucleoside deaminase, protein MTNHEEFMSEAVKAALKGMNNNEGGPFGCIVVKDGEIVGRGNNKVTSTNDPTAHAEVTAIRDACKNIGSFQLDGCIIYTSCEPCPMCLGAIYWARPDKVYYGCNQQDAANIGFDDEFIYKEIPLPYEKRSIPFEQVGRKIALEPFDKWSEKEDKTEY, encoded by the coding sequence ATGACAAATCACGAAGAATTTATGAGTGAAGCAGTAAAAGCTGCTTTAAAAGGAATGAATAACAACGAAGGCGGACCGTTTGGCTGTATTGTTGTAAAAGATGGAGAGATTGTGGGGCGTGGAAATAATAAAGTTACTTCTACAAACGACCCAACTGCACATGCAGAAGTAACCGCTATTAGAGATGCTTGTAAAAACATTGGTTCTTTTCAATTAGATGGTTGTATTATTTATACTTCTTGCGAGCCTTGTCCTATGTGTTTAGGCGCAATTTATTGGGCTAGACCAGACAAAGTGTATTATGGCTGTAACCAGCAAGATGCTGCAAATATTGGTTTTGATGATGAATTTATTTACAAGGAAATTCCGCTTCCATATGAAAAAAGAAGTATTCCTTTTGAACAAGTTGGAAGAAAAATTGCATTAGAACCGTTTGATAAATGGTCGGAAAAAGAAGATAAAACTGAATACTAA
- a CDS encoding DinB family protein, which yields MISKKEYAPYFKQYMQLVDIENVTILENLESSQKEFESLLRNIAKEKHIFSYAEGKWTLKELIQHIIDTERVFCYRALSFARNDKTSLPGLDQDIFVENDNANDRDYYDLLDEMEVLRKSSIQLYKSFSDEALLRIGVASNNKMSVRALGYLFSGHQIHHLNIVKERYL from the coding sequence ATGATATCAAAAAAAGAATACGCTCCTTATTTTAAACAATATATGCAATTGGTTGATATCGAGAATGTAACTATACTCGAAAACTTAGAAAGCTCTCAAAAAGAATTTGAAAGCTTATTAAGAAACATTGCTAAAGAGAAACATATTTTTTCTTATGCAGAAGGAAAATGGACGTTAAAAGAATTGATACAACATATTATAGATACAGAAAGAGTTTTTTGTTACAGAGCCTTGTCTTTTGCAAGAAATGATAAAACGTCATTACCGGGTCTTGATCAAGATATTTTTGTTGAGAATGATAATGCAAATGATAGAGATTATTATGATTTATTAGATGAAATGGAAGTTTTAAGAAAATCTAGCATTCAGTTATACAAAAGTTTTTCTGATGAAGCCTTGTTAAGAATTGGAGTTGCATCTAATAATAAAATGTCTGTTAGGGCTTTAGGGTATTTGTTTTCTGGCCATCAAATACATCATTTAAATATCGTAAAAGAGCGTTACTTATAG
- a CDS encoding exopolysaccharide transport family protein yields MSNQSKGIHTSTAGNIDVKDYVYKVLAYWKLFLVTIVIGLIVAKFMNGYMKEIYTLDTVISVKEENNPLFSTGTNIAFNWGGSSDELETVKVILKSRSHNEIVVKRLNFYINYLQEGRFRIEDKYGYTPFIVNLNTSKPQLYNKLIAIEFTGDETFKISFDFNESGSNSLINYDTNSIVNLPSKELSFSKEYHIRDTINTPFLHFSIKQVSPFKIGEKYFLQFTSFDGTVGANRNINVSSITNAASMLRLSQQGGNKKRIEDYLNATVKVLDSVKQIQKIEYAVKTQAYIDTLFIAEEKKLRKLEKDLGNYRETNNIFDLSTQGTEIFGETFTLEKEKQQIVSYNDYLKNLRGYLKSNYKYNRDNLVPASLALEDPKISELINNLVTKSSFRESLRNMVKDNHPDVIQISREIQIIKNNLLENISSLERVNSNRLRKLNSNLSIYKSKKKKLPKKEQGLISFQRDYEISETNYSYLKQKRYEAGTAIAANVSDVKIIDTAKDLGQGPNYPLPSFNYLIAIMLGTILPLFYIIIRELLDNKIHTAEEIQNNYAIPVLGVVGKNTGKNNLAVFERPKSSVSESFRALRSNIQFLFKNTNEDESKTLILTSSVSGEGKTMVSINMATVFALSGKKTVLLGLDLRKPKIYDDFDLPNDVGIVNYLIKQKTLKEVITPTKIPNLDLILSGPIPPNPSELLLNNAADEMIRQLKKEYDYIIIDTPPVGLVSDALELFKYSDAVIYVVRQNYTERGMMKMIDDKYRNKEVTNISYVLNDFSIKSKYGYGYGYGYGYGYGYGKYSYGYHENEDKKGFFSKLFGFLKPKK; encoded by the coding sequence ATGAGTAATCAATCAAAAGGCATTCATACTTCTACTGCAGGTAACATAGATGTAAAAGACTACGTTTATAAAGTTCTTGCATATTGGAAGTTATTCTTAGTTACTATAGTTATCGGACTCATTGTTGCTAAGTTTATGAATGGCTATATGAAAGAAATTTACACCTTAGATACTGTTATTTCTGTAAAAGAAGAAAATAATCCACTTTTTTCTACAGGAACTAATATTGCTTTTAATTGGGGTGGTTCTAGCGATGAATTGGAAACGGTAAAAGTAATTTTGAAATCTAGGTCTCATAATGAAATTGTTGTAAAGAGATTAAATTTTTATATTAATTACCTTCAAGAAGGTAGGTTTAGAATTGAAGATAAGTATGGTTACACACCTTTTATTGTAAATTTAAATACAAGTAAACCACAATTATACAATAAATTGATTGCGATTGAATTTACTGGAGATGAAACTTTTAAAATCTCTTTCGATTTTAATGAATCTGGTAGCAATTCATTAATAAATTATGATACCAATAGTATTGTTAATTTGCCTTCGAAAGAATTGAGTTTTTCTAAAGAATACCATATAAGAGACACAATAAATACACCTTTCCTTCATTTTTCAATAAAACAAGTAAGTCCGTTTAAAATAGGTGAAAAGTACTTTCTACAATTTACTAGTTTCGATGGAACTGTTGGTGCTAATAGAAACATAAATGTGAGTAGCATTACTAACGCTGCTTCTATGTTAAGGTTAAGCCAACAAGGAGGTAATAAAAAAAGAATAGAAGATTACTTAAATGCTACAGTAAAAGTTTTAGATTCAGTAAAACAAATTCAAAAAATAGAGTATGCTGTAAAAACCCAAGCATATATAGATACGTTATTTATAGCTGAGGAAAAAAAATTAAGAAAATTAGAAAAAGACCTTGGAAATTATAGAGAAACAAATAATATTTTTGATTTATCAACACAAGGAACAGAGATATTTGGGGAAACATTTACTTTAGAAAAAGAAAAACAACAAATAGTAAGTTATAATGATTATTTAAAAAATTTAAGAGGTTATTTAAAATCAAATTATAAATACAATAGAGATAACCTTGTACCGGCTTCCCTTGCTCTAGAGGATCCTAAGATATCAGAATTAATCAATAATTTGGTAACAAAATCTAGCTTTAGAGAAAGCTTAAGGAATATGGTTAAAGATAATCATCCAGATGTTATTCAGATATCAAGGGAAATTCAAATTATTAAAAATAACTTATTAGAAAATATTTCTTCACTTGAAAGAGTCAATAGCAATAGATTAAGAAAACTAAACTCTAACTTAAGTATCTATAAATCTAAAAAGAAAAAATTACCAAAGAAGGAACAAGGTTTAATTTCTTTTCAAAGAGATTATGAGATTTCTGAAACCAATTACAGTTATTTAAAGCAAAAAAGATATGAAGCGGGTACAGCAATTGCCGCTAATGTTTCTGATGTGAAAATTATTGATACAGCTAAAGATTTAGGACAAGGGCCAAATTACCCTTTACCTAGTTTTAATTACTTAATTGCAATAATGCTAGGTACAATATTACCGTTGTTTTATATTATAATTAGAGAGTTGTTAGATAATAAAATTCATACTGCAGAAGAAATTCAAAATAATTATGCGATACCCGTTTTAGGTGTTGTTGGAAAAAATACAGGAAAGAATAATTTAGCTGTTTTTGAAAGACCAAAATCTTCTGTTTCAGAATCATTTAGAGCCTTACGATCTAATATTCAATTCTTGTTTAAAAACACAAATGAAGATGAGTCAAAAACGTTGATTTTAACATCATCTGTTAGTGGAGAAGGTAAAACGATGGTTTCTATAAATATGGCAACTGTTTTTGCATTGAGTGGTAAGAAAACTGTCTTATTAGGCTTAGATTTAAGAAAACCTAAGATCTATGATGATTTTGATTTACCAAATGATGTTGGAATTGTGAATTATCTAATTAAACAGAAAACATTAAAAGAAGTAATTACACCAACAAAAATTCCGAATTTAGATTTAATTTTATCAGGACCAATACCTCCTAATCCGTCCGAGTTATTATTAAATAATGCTGCAGATGAAATGATTAGGCAGTTAAAAAAAGAATACGATTACATTATTATAGATACGCCTCCAGTTGGTTTAGTTTCTGATGCTTTAGAGTTGTTCAAATATTCTGATGCTGTTATTTATGTTGTTCGTCAGAACTACACAGAAAGAGGAATGATGAAAATGATTGATGATAAATATAGAAATAAAGAAGTAACAAACATAAGTTACGTATTAAATGATTTCTCTATAAAAAGCAAGTACGGTTACGGTTATGGCTACGGATATGGTTACGGTTATGGTTACGGAAAATATAGCTATGGTTATCATGAAAATGAAGATAAAAAAGGTTTTTTCTCTAAATTATTTGGTTTCTTAAAACCGAAAAAATAA
- a CDS encoding polysaccharide biosynthesis/export family protein has protein sequence MKKYLVLILLITSFSSCVSNKELTYLQGKPISSSEIKRINKTPYKLQIDDILNITISSKNLDIVAVFQKGVLNDNVSNVGNLGNNQGYFSDYSVDNYGNIRVPTLGEINVLGYTEIEVRKKIENKLRDEYIKNDESLFVSVKLSGIRYTIIGEINQPGTNIIYQNRVSIIDAVANSGDITDVGNRQSVEIVRRSINGTEKFIVDLTDVNVLNSDVFYIKPNDIINIKPLQEKSWGTGKTGLQSLSTIVSVFTLITSTIILARNL, from the coding sequence ATGAAAAAATACCTAGTTTTAATCCTATTAATTACTTCTTTTAGTTCTTGTGTTTCTAATAAAGAATTAACATACCTTCAGGGAAAACCAATTTCAAGTTCAGAAATAAAAAGAATTAACAAGACTCCTTACAAATTGCAAATAGATGATATTTTAAATATTACAATATCTTCTAAAAACCTTGATATTGTAGCTGTTTTTCAGAAAGGAGTTTTAAATGATAATGTAAGTAATGTTGGTAACTTAGGTAATAATCAAGGTTATTTTTCTGATTATAGTGTTGATAATTATGGTAATATTAGAGTGCCAACTTTAGGTGAAATTAATGTTTTAGGATACACAGAAATTGAAGTTAGAAAAAAAATAGAAAATAAACTTAGAGACGAATACATTAAAAATGACGAGAGCCTATTTGTTTCTGTGAAATTATCAGGAATTAGATATACTATTATAGGAGAAATTAATCAACCTGGAACTAATATTATTTATCAAAATAGAGTTTCTATAATAGATGCTGTTGCTAATTCTGGAGACATTACTGATGTTGGAAATAGACAATCGGTAGAAATTGTTAGACGTTCAATAAATGGGACAGAAAAATTTATAGTTGATTTAACAGATGTTAATGTTTTAAACTCAGACGTTTTCTACATAAAACCTAACGATATTATAAATATAAAACCTTTACAAGAAAAATCTTGGGGAACTGGTAAAACAGGATTGCAAAGCTTGTCTACCATTGTTTCTGTTTTTACATTAATTACATCTACTATAATTTTAGCTAGAAATTTATAA
- a CDS encoding O-methyltransferase → MLYQQRKYLQFLSKASNQHGVHSPFVYQLITKCFYKKTNKSLWENFLNAKQLLLDNKKKIKVTDFGAGSKVFKENYRQVSKIVKVAGISNKKAKLLIKIVNYFNPKNILEIGTSLGLGTSALKIGNTKASIITLEGCPETSKVAQELFDKINFNTIEIITGDFSKTLSEVTQKQQFDCIYFDGNHTKKATLSYFEECLKTIDNDSFFIFDDIYWASEMQEAWSIIKNHSKVTVTVDLFYFGIVFFRKEQAKEHFKIRV, encoded by the coding sequence ATGTTATATCAACAAAGAAAATACCTTCAATTTTTATCAAAAGCTAGCAATCAACATGGTGTTCACTCGCCTTTTGTTTACCAACTTATTACAAAATGTTTTTATAAAAAAACAAATAAAAGTTTATGGGAAAATTTCCTAAACGCAAAACAACTCTTACTAGATAATAAAAAAAAGATTAAAGTTACAGATTTTGGAGCTGGATCTAAAGTTTTTAAAGAGAATTACCGCCAAGTCTCTAAAATAGTTAAAGTTGCAGGAATATCGAATAAAAAAGCAAAATTATTAATTAAAATTGTAAATTATTTTAACCCAAAAAATATTCTAGAAATCGGTACTTCATTAGGTTTAGGTACTTCTGCGCTAAAAATAGGAAACACTAAAGCATCTATAATAACCTTAGAAGGTTGCCCAGAAACAAGTAAAGTTGCACAAGAATTATTTGATAAAATAAATTTTAATACGATTGAAATTATAACTGGAGATTTTTCTAAAACACTTTCAGAAGTTACCCAAAAACAACAATTCGATTGTATTTACTTCGATGGAAATCACACAAAAAAAGCAACTTTAAGTTATTTTGAAGAATGTTTAAAAACAATTGATAATGATTCGTTTTTTATTTTTGACGATATTTATTGGGCTTCAGAAATGCAAGAAGCTTGGTCAATTATAAAAAATCACTCAAAAGTTACAGTAACGGTAGATCTGTTTTACTTCGGAATCGTTTTCTTTAGAAAAGAACAAGCAAAAGAACATTTTAAGATTAGAGTATAG
- a CDS encoding cob(I)yrinic acid a,c-diamide adenosyltransferase, with protein sequence MKIYTKTGDKGTTALFGGTRVKKYNLRIESYGTVDELNSYVGLIKDQEISIEVKESLLKIQNELFTLGAMLATPPEKETLKSGKERLNIPKIDENSILFLENEIDKMDAELPQMTHFILPGGHQAVSFCHIARCVCRRAERLSVELNDQEAINNDILKYLNRLSDYLFVLARKLSKDLQIAEFKWIPEKN encoded by the coding sequence ATGAAAATATATACAAAAACTGGTGACAAAGGCACTACTGCCCTATTTGGCGGTACAAGAGTAAAAAAATACAATTTACGGATAGAAAGTTATGGTACTGTTGATGAATTGAATTCATACGTCGGTTTAATAAAAGACCAGGAAATATCAATAGAAGTAAAAGAATCGCTCTTAAAAATTCAGAATGAATTGTTTACTTTAGGCGCTATGTTAGCAACTCCGCCAGAAAAAGAAACTTTAAAATCTGGAAAAGAACGTTTAAATATTCCAAAAATTGATGAAAATTCTATTCTTTTCTTAGAAAATGAAATCGATAAAATGGATGCAGAACTTCCTCAAATGACTCACTTCATTCTTCCAGGAGGCCACCAAGCAGTGTCATTCTGTCACATTGCAAGATGTGTTTGCAGACGCGCAGAACGCTTATCTGTAGAGTTAAATGACCAAGAAGCCATAAATAATGACATCCTAAAATACTTAAACCGCCTTTCTGACTATCTTTTTGTGTTGGCACGAAAATTGTCTAAAGACTTACAAATAGCCGAGTTTAAATGGATTCCGGAGAAAAATTAA
- a CDS encoding DUF2795 domain-containing protein, producing the protein MYWTLELASYLADAPWPATKDELIDYAIRTGSPLEVVENLQDIEDEGDAYDSIVEIWPDYPTEDDYLWNEDEY; encoded by the coding sequence ATGTATTGGACATTAGAATTAGCATCTTATTTAGCAGATGCACCTTGGCCAGCAACCAAAGACGAATTAATAGATTACGCTATTAGAACCGGATCTCCTTTAGAAGTAGTAGAAAACCTACAAGATATAGAAGATGAAGGTGATGCGTATGACTCAATTGTAGAGATTTGGCCAGATTATCCAACTGAAGATGATTATCTTTGGAATGAGGATGAATACTAA